In a genomic window of Phragmites australis chromosome 14, lpPhrAust1.1, whole genome shotgun sequence:
- the LOC133890223 gene encoding pectinesterase inhibitor 28-like, with protein MASLQALSSCVLLLLVLDACMASSMLQDKCESFAAGDRSSYDYCVRTLQRDRASATADERGLAAIAARIARATAKATGSKIAARQGYETVPARRDCLAACALEYAAAVRRLGRAARDAARGRDLQRVQTLLAEVTGAPARCDGAFKAAGQFSPLAGADLGLDDEVELAIALLSTPPSPTRA; from the coding sequence ATGGCCTCTCTCCAAGCTCTCTCCAGCTGTGTACTCCTCCTGCTCGTCCTAGACGCGTGCATGGCCTCCAGCATGCTGCAGGACAAGTGCGAGAgtttcgccgccggcgaccggAGCAGCTACGACTACTGCGTCAGGACGTTGCAGCGCGACAGGGCCAGCGCCACCGCCGACGAGCGCGGCCTGGCTGCCATCGCCGCGAGGATCGCCAGGGCGACGGCCAAGGCCACGGGCTCCAAGATCGCCGCGCGGCAGGGCTACGAGACGGTCCCGGCGCGGCGTGACTGCCTGGCTGCGTGCGCCTTGGAGTAcgccgccgccgtgcgccgGCTCGGGCGCGCCGCGAGGGACGCCGCACGGGGCAGGGACTTGCAGCGGGTGCAGACGCTGCTCGCGGAGGTGACGGGAGCGCCCGCGCGGTGCGACGGCGCGTTCAAGGCCGCTGGCCAGTTCTCGCCGCTGGCCGGCGCGGACCTCGGGCTAGACGACGAGGTCGAGTTGGCGATCGCCCTCTTGTCGACGCCGCCGTCGCCAACCAGGGCGTGA